TTTTGAACAGATTTTTTCCTTTTTGTCTTTTATGTTTCTCCATGGAGGATGGCTTCATCTGATTGGGAATATGTGGAGTTTGTTTATTTTCGGCGACAATGTTGAAGATAAGCTGGGTCCTTTTAAATATCTTTTATTTTATCTTTTATGCGGGTTTATTTCAGGTTTTACCCACTTTATGTTCAATATCAATGACAATATACCGGTTGTGGGAGCAAGCGGAGCAATAGCAGGTATAATGGGGGCTTATTTTATTCTTTTTCCGGGTGCAAGAATTCTTACTGTTATACCAATAATAATTATTCCCTGGTTTATAGAAATTCCAGCTTTTATTTTTCTTGGCCTCTGGTTTATAATTCAAGTTATAAACGCAGCAGGTACTTCTTCAGGAATTGCCTGGTGGGCTCATATAAGTGGTTTTGCTGCTGGAGCTTTTCTTGTTGGATATTTTTGTAAACTTCCGTCTTCTAAATTTTCAGACAGAATTAAAGGAAGTTTACAAAGAAAAAAATCTCCTGAAATCAATACTATAAAAACATTGAGAATCCCTGATTCCAACGATGCAATGGGAATGATTGAAATATCAGCTTTGGAAGCTCTTTCTGGTTGTAAAAAACGGGCAAATATACCCTGGGGATTTTACAATAGACTCTATAAAATAACTATTCCTCCAAACACAAGGGACAGGCAAAAACTAAGATTAAGAGGGCTTGGTTTTACAGATAGTTTTGGTAATAAAGGGGATTTGTTTATTGAAGTGCGAATAAAAACATCTTTTGATTCAAAGCTCAGGTTTTAAACTTTTATATTTTTTTAAAACTTTGTTTAATTACCTTCTTAAATAAGAGTTACCCTGTTTCTTCCATTTTCCTTGGACAGATAAAGAGCTTTATCAACTCTTTTTACAAATGAAGAAGTGGGTTCACCGGGTAAATATTGGGTAACTCCAAAGCTTGCTGTTACTTTTACATCTTTTTTTAATCCATTTAATTCAATTGTAAAATTTTCCTCAAAAAGTTTTTTTTTGATTCTTTGGGCTACAATTTCACTTTCTTTTGATCTGGTTTCAGGAAGTATCATTGTAAACTCTTCACCTCCGTATCTATAGGCAGTATCCATTATTCTAAGATATGATCTAATTATTTTTCCAACTCTGAAAAGAACTTTATCACCTTCAAGATGTCCAAAAGAATCATTAAATTTTTTAAAATGATCAATATCAAGCATAATTAATGACAGAGGATGATTATATCTATTGCTCCTGTCAATTTCTTTTTCAAGTTCTGTATAAAACTTTCTTGAATTAAAAAGTTTTGTCAGCCCGTCTGTATCTGCAAGCTTTTTAAGCTTTTCAAGCATTTCATTTTTTTCAAGGGTAATCTTTTTTTCCCTTAAAACTCTTTTAGCCCTTAAAAGAAGTTCTTCAAAACGCACAGGCTTAAAAACTATATCGCTTGCTCCTTTGTTTATTGCCTTTTCGTATGAATAAGTTTCTGTGTAGCCAGTAATTAAAATCACGTCTATGTTATAAAGATTTTTTATTTTTTCAGTAAGCTCAAGTCCGTTCATTCCAGGCATGACAATATCTGTTATAACAAGATCTGTTTGGGGGTTTTGTTTTAAGAAATCAAGTGCTTCATAAGCATTGGCAACAGTGTATGCATTATAGTCTGATAAAAAAAAATATTCTTTCATGGTTTCTCTTATAGCTAGATCATCGTCTACTATTAAAACATTAATTTTTTCCATGATTATTTTCTTTATAGAAGGTTAAAATGCGTATAAATTGACATCTCAGGCTGATACTGCTACAAAGATTAGCTTCAATATATCTTAAAATAGATATAAGATTAACTTTTTTGTGTCAATATCAGATTTTTTAATAACGACTCTTTATGGAGCCCAAATTGAGTAAATACATTGATAAAATAAGAAATTTCAGCGTGATTGCACATATAGATCACGGAAAATCAACCCTTTCAGACAGAATTATTCAGCATACAGGAATGGTTTCTGACAGAGACTTCAAAGATCAGCTTCTTGATAGTATGGATCTTGAAAGAGAAAGGGGAATTACAATAAAAAGCCAGACAGTCTGCCTTCCATATACTGCGAAAAATGGAGAAAATTATATTTTAAACCTAATTGACACTCCAGGGCATGTTGACTTTTCCTACGAAGTTTCAAGAGCTCTTACTTCCTGTGAAGGAGTTTTACTTCTTGTAGATGCAAGCCAGGGTGTTGAAGCCCAGACACTTGCAAATTTATACCTTGCTATGGAACATGATTTAGAAATTATACCTGTTATAAATAAAATTGACCTTCCTTCAGCAAATATTGAAATGGTCAAAGAACAAATTGAAGAAGACTTAGGACTTGATTCAGAAATAGCAATTCTTACAAGTGCAAAAGAAGGAATAGGAATTGAAGATGTTCTTGAAGCTGTTGTAGAATTTATCCCTG
This is a stretch of genomic DNA from Desulforegulaceae bacterium. It encodes these proteins:
- a CDS encoding rhomboid family intramembrane serine protease, whose product is MIPIRDSHPSETTPVVNYSLIGLNVFIFFIEISHPGGMDRFIYQYGLVPARYTNPAISQYFNFFEQIFSFLSFMFLHGGWLHLIGNMWSLFIFGDNVEDKLGPFKYLLFYLLCGFISGFTHFMFNINDNIPVVGASGAIAGIMGAYFILFPGARILTVIPIIIIPWFIEIPAFIFLGLWFIIQVINAAGTSSGIAWWAHISGFAAGAFLVGYFCKLPSSKFSDRIKGSLQRKKSPEINTIKTLRIPDSNDAMGMIEISALEALSGCKKRANIPWGFYNRLYKITIPPNTRDRQKLRLRGLGFTDSFGNKGDLFIEVRIKTSFDSKLRF
- a CDS encoding diguanylate cyclase, whose product is MEKINVLIVDDDLAIRETMKEYFFLSDYNAYTVANAYEALDFLKQNPQTDLVITDIVMPGMNGLELTEKIKNLYNIDVILITGYTETYSYEKAINKGASDIVFKPVRFEELLLRAKRVLREKKITLEKNEMLEKLKKLADTDGLTKLFNSRKFYTELEKEIDRSNRYNHPLSLIMLDIDHFKKFNDSFGHLEGDKVLFRVGKIIRSYLRIMDTAYRYGGEEFTMILPETRSKESEIVAQRIKKKLFEENFTIELNGLKKDVKVTASFGVTQYLPGEPTSSFVKRVDKALYLSKENGRNRVTLI